The Metabacillus schmidteae genome has a segment encoding these proteins:
- the gmk gene encoding guanylate kinase, with protein sequence MKERGLLIVLSGPSGVGKGTVRKELFSQEDTAFEYSISMTTRKPREGEVDGVDYFFKSKEEFEALIEQNKLLEWAEYVGNYYGTPVDYVEKTLSEGKDVFLEIEVQGALQVRNAFPEGLFIFLSPPSLNELKNRIVTRGTESEELINNRMKVAKEEIIMMDAYDYVVENDDVHLACDRIKAIVIAEHCRRERVAPRYKKILEVE encoded by the coding sequence ATTAAAGAAAGAGGATTATTAATCGTCCTGTCAGGACCATCTGGTGTAGGTAAAGGAACGGTTAGAAAAGAATTATTTTCACAAGAAGATACAGCATTTGAATATTCCATCTCTATGACGACAAGAAAACCCCGTGAAGGTGAAGTTGACGGAGTTGATTATTTCTTTAAGTCAAAAGAAGAATTTGAGGCTTTAATTGAACAAAATAAATTATTGGAATGGGCAGAGTATGTAGGGAATTATTATGGAACTCCTGTTGACTATGTTGAAAAAACGCTTAGTGAAGGAAAAGACGTATTTCTTGAAATCGAAGTTCAAGGTGCTCTTCAAGTAAGAAATGCATTCCCTGAAGGATTGTTTATCTTTTTAAGTCCGCCTAGTTTAAATGAATTGAAAAACAGAATTGTTACTAGAGGTACCGAGTCTGAAGAACTGATTAATAACCGAATGAAAGTTGCGAAAGAAGAAATTATTATGATGGATGCCTACGATTATGTTGTTGAAAATGATGATGTTCATTTGGCGTGTGATCGTATAAAAGCGATTGTTATAGCAGAACATTGTCGTCGTGAGCGAGTAGCACCTAGATACAAAAAAATTCTGGAGGTAGAATAA
- a CDS encoding calcium-translocating P-type ATPase, SERCA-type, producing the protein MKWHEMRSDEVMNTISSDRDVGLTNKEVQKRTQKFGLNELKEADRPSAIIIFLSQFKDFMVLVLLAATLISGLLGEYIDAIAIIAIVIVNGVLGFFQERRAERSLEALKELSAPQVTVLRDGAWEKILSKELVPGDIVKFTSGDRIGADMRLIDTKSLELEESALTGESLPVQKSTQPIAGENVGLGDLTNMVFMGTLVTRGSGIGVVIGTGMNTAMGQIADLLQNAEAMDTPLQRRLEQLGKILIVVALFLTLLVVSIGVLQGHDLYSMFLAGVSLAVAAIPEGLPAIVTVALSLGVQRMIKQNSIVRKLPAVETLGCASVICSDKTGTMTQNKMTVTHVWSGDQVWNVTGTGYHPHGEFLRNSEQVEVEKTKTLQQILTFGSLCNTASLIEKDGQYHLDGDPTEGALLVAAMKAGLRKETLFKNFEVIEEFPFDSARKMMSVIVRDKSGNQFVVTKGAPDVLAGVSKYILWNERQENFNSKYDTKVKQAIESLASQALRTIAVAFKPLKANEKINTSFEAERDLVFIGLQGMIDPPRPEVKQAVKECRDAGIKTVMITGDHIITAKAIAQQLNILPHNGKVMEGKDLSDLSIEELEDIVDDVYVFARVSPEHKLKIVKALQNRGHIVAMTGDGVNDAPAIKAADIGISMGITGTDVAKEASSLVLVDDNFATIKSAIKEGRNIYENIRKFIRYLLASNVGEILVMLFAMLLALPLPLVPIQILWVNLVTDGLPAMALGLDKPEGDLMKRKPRHPKEGVFARGLGWKVISRGFLIGIVTLAAFMIVYYRNPDDLAYAQTIAFATLVMAQLIHVFDCRSEKSIFERNPFGNMYLIGAVISSILLLLVVIYYPPLQPIFHTLPIVARDWLLILGLSAIPTFLLAGSLLTRKSTKTML; encoded by the coding sequence ATGAAGTGGCATGAAATGAGATCAGATGAAGTAATGAATACAATCTCTTCAGACCGTGATGTAGGATTAACGAATAAGGAGGTACAAAAAAGAACACAGAAATTTGGACTTAATGAATTGAAAGAAGCTGACCGACCTTCAGCTATTATAATATTCCTGAGTCAATTTAAAGACTTTATGGTCCTTGTACTACTAGCAGCAACATTAATTTCCGGTCTTTTAGGTGAATACATTGATGCCATTGCAATTATAGCAATCGTAATTGTGAATGGGGTACTAGGTTTTTTCCAAGAGAGGCGTGCCGAGCGTTCTTTAGAAGCGTTAAAAGAACTATCTGCTCCTCAAGTTACTGTGTTACGAGATGGTGCGTGGGAAAAAATTCTCTCAAAAGAATTAGTACCTGGTGATATTGTTAAGTTCACAAGCGGTGACCGGATTGGTGCGGATATGAGGTTAATAGACACAAAGAGTTTAGAGCTAGAAGAATCCGCCTTAACAGGGGAGTCCTTACCGGTCCAAAAATCAACACAGCCAATAGCGGGTGAAAATGTAGGTCTTGGTGATTTAACAAACATGGTCTTTATGGGAACTCTCGTCACTAGAGGTTCCGGAATTGGTGTTGTAATTGGTACAGGGATGAATACAGCAATGGGCCAAATTGCAGACCTTCTTCAAAATGCTGAAGCAATGGATACACCTCTTCAAAGACGTCTTGAGCAGTTAGGAAAAATATTAATTGTTGTCGCGTTATTTTTAACCCTGCTTGTTGTCAGCATTGGTGTGCTGCAAGGTCATGATCTTTACAGTATGTTTTTGGCTGGAGTGTCTTTAGCGGTAGCAGCTATACCAGAAGGCCTTCCTGCAATCGTAACTGTGGCTCTATCACTTGGTGTTCAGCGAATGATTAAACAAAATTCCATCGTACGGAAACTACCTGCAGTCGAAACATTAGGGTGTGCTTCTGTTATTTGTTCAGATAAAACCGGCACAATGACACAGAATAAAATGACTGTAACACATGTATGGTCAGGTGATCAGGTATGGAATGTTACCGGGACAGGATATCATCCGCATGGAGAATTTTTAAGAAATAGTGAGCAAGTTGAAGTGGAGAAGACAAAAACTTTACAGCAAATTTTAACCTTTGGCTCATTATGCAATACTGCATCGTTAATAGAGAAGGACGGGCAATATCATCTTGACGGTGATCCTACAGAAGGGGCTCTATTAGTAGCAGCGATGAAAGCAGGTTTAAGAAAAGAAACATTATTTAAAAATTTTGAAGTGATCGAAGAATTTCCATTTGACTCAGCTCGAAAAATGATGAGTGTTATTGTAAGGGATAAATCGGGAAATCAATTTGTCGTAACAAAAGGAGCGCCTGATGTTTTAGCAGGGGTTTCAAAATATATTTTATGGAATGAACGGCAGGAGAATTTTAATAGTAAATATGATACGAAAGTAAAACAAGCTATTGAATCATTAGCATCTCAAGCTTTGCGAACAATTGCTGTTGCATTTAAACCGTTAAAAGCGAATGAAAAAATAAATACAAGCTTTGAAGCGGAAAGAGACCTTGTATTTATTGGCTTACAAGGCATGATTGATCCTCCTCGTCCAGAGGTAAAACAAGCAGTGAAAGAATGTCGTGACGCAGGGATCAAAACAGTGATGATAACCGGAGACCATATCATCACTGCAAAGGCGATTGCACAGCAACTTAATATCCTCCCTCATAATGGGAAAGTGATGGAAGGAAAGGATTTGTCAGACCTTTCTATCGAAGAGCTGGAGGACATTGTTGATGATGTTTATGTGTTTGCCCGTGTTTCACCTGAACATAAGCTGAAAATTGTAAAAGCACTGCAAAACAGAGGTCATATCGTAGCTATGACAGGAGATGGTGTCAATGATGCACCAGCAATAAAGGCTGCTGATATTGGTATTTCAATGGGAATTACCGGTACAGATGTGGCAAAGGAAGCTTCTTCTTTAGTATTAGTTGATGACAACTTTGCAACAATTAAATCAGCAATAAAAGAAGGTAGAAATATTTACGAAAATATCCGTAAATTTATTCGTTATCTTCTTGCATCAAATGTTGGAGAAATTTTGGTCATGCTTTTTGCAATGTTATTAGCTCTGCCTTTACCTTTGGTACCTATTCAAATTCTCTGGGTTAATCTAGTAACAGACGGTCTGCCTGCTATGGCATTAGGTTTGGATAAGCCTGAAGGTGATTTAATGAAACGAAAACCAAGACATCCTAAAGAAGGTGTTTTTGCTAGGGGGTTAGGCTGGAAGGTTATATCTCGTGGTTTCCTAATCGGGATCGTTACATTAGCAGCGTTTATGATCGTATACTACCGTAACCCGGACGATCTTGCTTACGCTCAAACGATTGCCTTTGCTACATTGGTTATGGCACAATTAATTCACGTTTTTGATTGTCGGAGTGAAAAATCTATTTTTGAGCGTAACCCATTTGGCAATATGTACTTAATTGGCGCGGTTATTTCATCAATCTTGCTCCTGCTTGTTGTGATTTACTACCCGCCTTTACAACCGATTTTCCACACGCTTCCTATAGTAGCTCGAGATTGGTTGTTAATTCTGGGATTATCAGCAATTCCAACTTTTTTACTTGCCGGATCACTTTTAACAAGAAAAAGCACAAAGACTATGTTATAA
- the remA gene encoding extracellular matrix/biofilm regulator RemA, which translates to MSIKLINIGFGNIVSANRIISIVSPESAPIKRIIQDARDRGMLIDATYGRRTRAVVIMDSDHIILSAVQPETVAQRLSNKDELSDEG; encoded by the coding sequence ATGAGCATTAAGTTAATCAATATCGGTTTTGGGAACATCGTTTCCGCTAACCGAATTATTTCTATTGTTAGTCCTGAATCAGCTCCAATTAAGAGAATTATTCAAGACGCAAGAGATAGAGGGATGTTAATTGACGCAACATATGGCCGTCGTACAAGAGCAGTTGTGATTATGGATAGCGATCACATTATCTTGTCTGCTGTTCAGCCGGAAACAGTTGCTCAAAGGCTTTCAAATAAAGATGAGCTATCAGACGAAGGGTAG
- the rpoZ gene encoding DNA-directed RNA polymerase subunit omega, whose product MLYPSIDVLMNKLDSKYTLVTVAAKRAREMQELSDQQIQKPVSYKYVGKALEEINAGLLNYKRAEK is encoded by the coding sequence ATGTTATACCCTTCTATTGATGTACTAATGAATAAATTAGATTCTAAATATACACTTGTAACAGTTGCAGCAAAACGTGCCCGTGAAATGCAGGAGCTTAGTGACCAGCAAATTCAGAAGCCGGTGTCATACAAGTATGTAGGGAAAGCACTGGAAGAGATTAATGCAGGCCTTCTCAATTATAAACGTGCTGAAAAATAA
- the coaBC gene encoding bifunctional phosphopantothenoylcysteine decarboxylase/phosphopantothenate--cysteine ligase CoaBC, whose protein sequence is MITGRKILLCVSGGIAVYKAAALTSKLIQAGAEVKVIMSDSAMEFVSPLTFQALSRNDVFFDTFDEKNSKVIAHIDLADWADLVLVAPATANIIGKLANGIADNMLTTTLLATTAKVWIAPAMNVHMYDNPAVQKNIQTLFEYGYEFIEPSEGFLACGYIGKGRLEEPEKILALVTNYFEKQEYGEPLKNVKVLITAGPTREKVDPVRYFTNHSSGKMGYAIAEEAAKLGADVTLITGPTSIEFPSSVHVIAVESAEDMYQEVMNYFPKTDVIIKSAAVADYRPVMTYDQKMKKDHDHLVIEMEKTTDILKELGRQKTDQILVGFAAETNDLEQYAKKKLESKNLDLIVANNITTEGAGFGTDTNIVTIYDRNLAKTELPLMSKTEVARKLLEKVHCLLKGVHE, encoded by the coding sequence ATGATAACAGGCAGGAAGATATTATTATGCGTGAGCGGTGGAATTGCTGTGTATAAAGCAGCTGCATTAACAAGTAAGCTTATACAGGCTGGTGCAGAGGTAAAAGTCATTATGAGCGATTCAGCAATGGAATTTGTCTCACCATTAACCTTTCAAGCACTGTCACGAAACGATGTCTTTTTTGACACCTTTGATGAAAAAAACTCAAAAGTTATTGCACATATTGATTTAGCTGATTGGGCAGATCTTGTGCTAGTTGCACCTGCAACAGCTAATATCATTGGAAAATTAGCTAATGGCATTGCAGATAATATGCTAACAACCACATTATTAGCTACTACAGCAAAGGTTTGGATTGCACCTGCAATGAATGTACATATGTATGACAATCCGGCTGTACAAAAAAACATTCAAACTCTTTTCGAATATGGCTACGAATTTATTGAACCAAGTGAAGGATTTTTAGCTTGCGGTTATATAGGAAAGGGACGTTTGGAAGAGCCGGAAAAAATCTTAGCATTAGTAACAAATTATTTTGAAAAACAAGAATATGGTGAACCGTTAAAAAATGTAAAAGTGCTCATTACAGCAGGACCAACTAGAGAAAAGGTAGATCCGGTTCGGTATTTTACGAATCACTCATCAGGTAAAATGGGCTATGCCATCGCAGAAGAAGCGGCCAAATTAGGAGCTGATGTTACATTAATTACCGGACCAACCTCTATTGAGTTCCCGAGCTCAGTCCATGTTATTGCTGTTGAATCAGCTGAAGATATGTATCAGGAAGTGATGAATTACTTCCCTAAGACTGATGTTATCATTAAGTCTGCAGCAGTGGCAGATTACCGTCCTGTTATGACTTATGATCAAAAAATGAAAAAAGACCATGACCATTTAGTTATTGAGATGGAAAAAACAACAGATATTCTAAAAGAACTTGGCAGACAAAAAACAGATCAAATTTTAGTGGGTTTTGCAGCTGAAACAAATGACCTGGAGCAATATGCAAAAAAGAAACTGGAAAGTAAAAACTTAGATTTAATTGTGGCAAATAATATAACGACTGAAGGAGCAGGGTTTGGAACAGACACGAATATTGTGACGATATATGATCGAAATTTAGCTAAAACTGAACTTCCGCTTATGTCAAAAACCGAAGTAGCAAGAAAACTTCTTGAAAAAGTTCATTGTCTTTTAAAGGGTGTTCATGAATGA
- a CDS encoding Rqc2 family fibronectin-binding protein, with protein sequence MSFDGLFTYTITEELKNVLLNGKITKIHQPYKYDLIFQIRSGGKNHKLFLSAHPSYARLHLTNESYENPSEPPMFCMLLRKHLEGGVIEHIEQPGMERIVIIDVRSRNELGDVTVKRLMIEIMGRHSNVILVDRERGMIVDSIKHLSPAVNRHRTVLPGHSYVLPPEQGKANPFEADEELVLKKLDFNSGKIAQQIVQQFSGISPLFASEVTHRAGLVNRRTIPEAFLSLINEIKENKISPSIYEQRQKEQFYMIHLTHLADAKVKSFPTISEALDRYYYGKAERDRVKQQGNDLERFMVNEKKKNEKKIKKLAATLDQAEKANEFQLYGELITANIYAIKKGDKVADVINYYDEENKSITIPLDVQKTPSENAQKYFLKYQKAKNSVEVVHEQIQLAQAEIDYFEGLIQQIESASPKDIEEIREELIEGGYVKQRQSRNTKKKKSLKPILEHYLSTDGTEMIVGKNNKQNEYLTNKLAARDDIWLHTKDIPGSHVVIRNSNPSEQTIVEAANLAAYFSKAKNSSSVPVDYTAIRHVKKPSGAKPGFVIYDNQQTVYVTPNEDLVFHLRRN encoded by the coding sequence ATGTCATTTGATGGTCTATTTACATATACGATTACAGAAGAATTAAAAAATGTTCTCTTAAACGGAAAGATTACAAAAATACACCAACCCTATAAATACGATCTGATCTTTCAAATCAGATCAGGGGGTAAAAATCACAAGCTATTCCTTTCCGCCCACCCTAGCTATGCTAGGCTTCATTTAACAAATGAAAGTTATGAAAACCCAAGTGAGCCACCTATGTTCTGTATGCTTCTTAGAAAGCACCTAGAAGGTGGTGTAATTGAACATATTGAACAACCAGGAATGGAGAGAATCGTCATTATCGATGTTAGAAGTCGGAATGAGCTCGGTGATGTGACTGTTAAGCGATTAATGATTGAGATTATGGGGAGACATAGTAATGTTATTTTGGTCGATAGAGAAAGGGGTATGATAGTTGATAGTATTAAGCATCTATCACCTGCTGTTAACCGACATCGAACCGTATTACCGGGTCATTCTTATGTTCTACCGCCGGAACAAGGAAAAGCAAACCCATTCGAAGCAGACGAAGAACTTGTCTTAAAAAAATTAGATTTTAATTCAGGGAAAATAGCCCAACAGATTGTTCAGCAGTTTTCAGGGATTTCACCTTTATTTGCAAGTGAAGTAACCCATCGAGCAGGACTTGTTAACCGTAGAACAATTCCGGAAGCTTTTTTATCACTTATAAATGAGATTAAGGAAAATAAGATATCTCCAAGCATTTATGAACAGCGTCAAAAAGAACAATTTTATATGATACACCTCACCCATCTAGCTGATGCGAAAGTAAAGAGTTTTCCAACGATTTCTGAAGCTTTAGATCGCTATTATTATGGAAAAGCAGAAAGAGATCGTGTAAAACAGCAAGGTAATGACTTAGAACGATTTATGGTGAATGAAAAGAAAAAAAATGAAAAGAAAATAAAAAAATTAGCGGCTACACTAGACCAGGCCGAAAAGGCAAATGAATTCCAATTATATGGAGAGCTAATAACAGCCAATATCTATGCGATCAAAAAGGGAGATAAAGTAGCAGACGTTATTAATTATTATGATGAAGAAAACAAATCGATCACAATTCCACTGGATGTTCAAAAAACTCCTTCTGAAAATGCACAAAAATATTTTTTAAAGTATCAAAAAGCAAAAAATTCAGTTGAAGTGGTTCATGAACAAATACAATTAGCCCAAGCTGAAATTGATTATTTCGAAGGATTAATTCAACAAATTGAATCAGCTTCCCCAAAAGATATTGAGGAAATTCGCGAGGAATTAATTGAAGGCGGTTATGTAAAACAAAGGCAGTCCCGCAATACGAAAAAGAAAAAAAGCCTTAAGCCTATTCTTGAGCATTACCTTTCAACTGATGGGACAGAAATGATCGTAGGAAAAAACAATAAACAGAATGAATACTTAACAAATAAGCTTGCTGCCCGTGATGATATATGGCTACATACAAAAGATATTCCAGGTTCCCATGTTGTCATAAGAAACAGTAACCCATCAGAACAAACAATTGTAGAAGCTGCAAACCTTGCAGCGTATTTTAGTAAAGCGAAAAACTCCAGTTCTGTTCCTGTTGACTACACTGCAATAAGACATGTTAAAAAGCCAAGCGGAGCTAAGCCTGGATTTGTCATTTATGATAATCAGCAAACAGTATATGTCACTCCGAATGAAGATCTTGTCTTTCATTTACGCAGAAACTAA
- a CDS encoding sirohydrochlorin chelatase, translating to MTQAVLYVCHGSRVPKAREEAIEFIEKVKPGIHAPIQEVCFLELAEPSIEKGFKACVEQGATSIAVIPLLLLTAAHAKIDIPEEVAHISAAFPNVQVTYGKPIGVDPLLVEMLMDKMNEKSPITNSSIAILVGRGSSDKDVVRDLNKISSYLQEKSNVKKVHTCFLTAAEPRFKQTIVDIHQSNEHSIFIIPYLIFTGLLKREIDQTIKQFDWTDRQIEVCSYLGPHPILLDLFSQRVIEAIENSDGFYSFDGEKFNASTSH from the coding sequence ATGACGCAAGCTGTTTTATATGTTTGTCATGGAAGTCGGGTTCCTAAAGCACGTGAAGAAGCAATTGAATTCATTGAAAAGGTAAAACCGGGAATTCATGCACCAATTCAAGAGGTTTGCTTTCTGGAACTAGCTGAACCTTCCATTGAAAAGGGGTTTAAAGCATGTGTGGAACAGGGAGCAACTTCTATAGCTGTTATTCCACTCTTATTATTAACAGCTGCACATGCTAAAATTGATATTCCAGAGGAAGTTGCTCATATATCAGCAGCTTTTCCCAATGTGCAGGTTACGTACGGTAAACCAATCGGGGTTGATCCACTCCTAGTTGAAATGCTAATGGACAAGATGAATGAAAAATCTCCTATTACGAACTCATCCATCGCAATTCTGGTTGGTAGGGGTAGTAGTGATAAAGACGTTGTCCGTGATTTGAATAAAATATCCTCTTATTTACAAGAAAAATCCAACGTAAAAAAAGTCCATACTTGTTTTTTAACAGCTGCAGAACCACGTTTTAAGCAGACGATTGTTGATATTCATCAATCAAATGAGCATTCAATTTTCATTATCCCTTATTTAATATTTACAGGGTTACTAAAAAGAGAAATCGACCAAACGATAAAACAATTTGATTGGACAGATCGTCAAATTGAAGTATGTTCTTATCTAGGACCACACCCTATTCTACTTGATCTTTTTTCACAACGTGTAATAGAAGCAATAGAAAATAGTGATGGATTCTATTCCTTTGATGGGGAGAAATTCAATGCTTCCACTTCACATTAA
- a CDS encoding NAD(P)-dependent oxidoreductase gives MLPLHINVADRQVLIIGGGKIAYRRLLLFLEEGANISVISPEINKDIEDLYQKRQISWQQKKVELSDLQHAFIIVAATNDPAINEWVAANVNEFQLVNVASNMTKGNFIVPKSVKKGRLSISVSTNGASPRRAKEICEQLSSQFDEEYIKELDRLYELRQQNKATKK, from the coding sequence ATGCTTCCACTTCACATTAATGTAGCCGATCGTCAGGTTTTAATTATTGGTGGAGGAAAAATTGCTTATCGACGTCTTTTGCTTTTTTTGGAAGAAGGTGCAAATATCTCAGTTATTAGCCCTGAAATTAATAAAGACATAGAAGATTTGTATCAAAAAAGGCAAATATCCTGGCAGCAAAAAAAAGTTGAACTTTCAGATTTACAGCATGCATTTATTATCGTTGCTGCTACAAATGATCCAGCAATAAATGAGTGGGTGGCTGCAAATGTTAATGAATTTCAACTAGTGAACGTAGCAAGTAATATGACTAAAGGGAATTTTATCGTACCAAAGTCAGTGAAAAAAGGAAGGCTTTCTATTTCCGTTTCAACAAATGGGGCAAGTCCAAGACGTGCAAAAGAAATATGCGAACAGCTTTCAAGTCAGTTTGACGAAGAATATATTAAAGAGCTTGATCGATTATATGAACTAAGACAGCAAAATAAAGCAACAAAAAAATAA
- a CDS encoding YicC/YloC family endoribonuclease, producing MIRSMTGFGRSSGQLDSCLFTVEMKSVNHRFLDIHLKMPKQLMNMEDKIRKLISKSISRGRIEIYINVEGDFLTSKTIQVDWNLLDQYVSSLQQIQKRFSIEDNLSLQHIISLEGAIHIQEDTISNNTLEKGILELVNTAVKELLVMRKIEGEHLASDLNQKLTLLSQINHQLEELAPTVVENYQDRISKRVSDFISGKIDENRILTEVALFADKADINEEITRIHSHIQQFIDSLTSNEPIGRKMDFLVQELNREANTIGSKANDSQIAKNVVELKSIIEKLKEQVQNIE from the coding sequence ATGATAAGAAGTATGACTGGCTTTGGCCGCTCAAGCGGGCAACTTGATTCCTGTCTTTTTACTGTTGAAATGAAGTCTGTTAATCATCGATTTTTAGATATTCATTTAAAAATGCCTAAACAGCTCATGAATATGGAAGATAAAATAAGAAAGCTCATATCAAAGTCTATAAGCCGAGGTCGTATTGAAATCTACATAAATGTTGAAGGTGATTTTCTAACGTCAAAAACAATTCAAGTTGATTGGAATCTTTTAGATCAATATGTCTCTTCACTTCAACAAATACAAAAACGTTTTTCTATTGAAGATAACCTTTCATTACAGCATATTATTTCTTTAGAAGGTGCTATTCATATTCAAGAAGATACCATTTCAAATAATACTTTGGAAAAAGGTATTTTAGAGTTAGTTAATACAGCTGTTAAAGAATTATTAGTAATGAGAAAAATTGAAGGGGAGCATTTAGCCTCTGACCTTAATCAAAAGTTGACCTTATTAAGCCAAATTAATCATCAGCTAGAGGAATTGGCCCCGACTGTTGTAGAAAATTACCAGGATCGAATCAGCAAACGCGTTTCGGATTTTATATCAGGAAAAATAGATGAAAATCGAATTCTAACAGAAGTAGCTCTTTTTGCTGATAAAGCGGACATAAATGAGGAAATTACAAGAATACATAGTCATATCCAGCAATTCATAGATTCCTTAACATCTAATGAACCCATTGGCCGTAAAATGGACTTTCTTGTTCAAGAGTTAAACAGGGAAGCTAATACGATTGGGTCAAAAGCAAATGATAGCCAAATTGCAAAAAATGTTGTTGAATTAAAAAGTATTATTGAAAAATTGAAAGAACAAGTTCAAAATATTGAATAA